In the genome of Indicator indicator isolate 239-I01 chromosome 8, UM_Iind_1.1, whole genome shotgun sequence, one region contains:
- the TMEM33 gene encoding transmembrane protein 33: protein MADSTQNGPMQGGAGGGAVQFLMANKLDTAMWISRLFTVYCSALFVLPLLGLHEAASFYQRALLANALTSALRLHQRLPHFQLSRAFLAQALLEDSCHYLLYSLIFVNSYPVTMSIFPVLLFSLLHAATYTKKVLDARSSNSLPFLRNLLEKLNANQQNILKFIACNEIFLMPATVFMLFSGQGSLLQPFIYYRFLTLRYSSRRNPYCRTLFTELRIVVEHLIMKPSCPVFVRRLCLSSISFISRLAPTVA from the exons ATGGCGGACTCCACACAGAATGGGCCTATGCAAGGCGGGGCTGGCGGCGGAGCCGTC CAATTTCTGATGGCTAACAAGTTGGATACTGCAATGTGGATTTCCCGCTTGTTCACAGTTTACTGCTCAGCTTTATTTGTCCTGCCTCTTCTAGG GTTGCATGAAGCAGCGAGCTTTTATCAGCGTGCCTTGCTGGCAAATGCTCTAACTAGCGCCCTCCGACTACACCAAAGGCTACCACACTTTCAGCTTAGCAGGGCGTTCCTGGCTCAGGCTTTGCTGGAGGACAGCTGCCACTACCTGTTGTACTCTCTTATCTTTGTGAATTCATACCCAGTTACAA TGAGTAtctttccagttctgctgtTCTCTTTGCTTCATGCTGCCACATACACAAAGAAGGTTCTTGAT GCACGAAGTTCAAACAGTCTGCCCTTTCTGAGAAATCTTTTGGAGAAACTGAATGCTAATCAACAGAATATTCTAAAATTCATTGCTTGCAATGAAATCTTCCTGATGCCAGCTACAGTTTTTATGCTCTTCAG TGGCCAAGGGAGTCTGCTGCAGCCATTCATTTACTACAGGTTTCTCACATTACGCTACTCCTCTCGGCGAAATCCATACTGTCG gacTCTCTTCACTGAGCTGAGAATTGTTGTTGAACACTTAATAATGAAGCCCTCATGCCCTGTTTTTGTAAGACGACTATGCCTCAGCAGCATTTCCTTTATAAGCAGATTGGCACCAACTGTTGCATAG